Proteins from one Oryza sativa Japonica Group chromosome 12, ASM3414082v1 genomic window:
- the LOC4351264 gene encoding ferritin-1, chloroplastic, which produces MLPPRVAPSSLAAAAAAAPTYLAAAASTPASVWLPVPRGAGAVAVCRAAGKGKEVLSGVVFQPFEELKGELSLVPQAKDQSLARQKFVDECEAAISEQINVEFNASYAYHSLFAYFDRDNVALKGFAKFFKESSDEERDHAEKLMKYQNMRGGRVRLQSIVTPLTEFDHPEKGDALYAMELALALEKLVNEKLHNLHSVASRCNDPQLTDFVESEFLEEQVEAIKKISEYVAQLRRVGKGHGVWHFDQKLLEEEA; this is translated from the exons ATGCTTCCTCCTAGGGTTGCCCCCTCCtctctggccgccgccgccgccgcggcgcctacctatctcgccgccgcggcctcgacCCCTGCTTCCGTCTGGCTGCCTGTGCCGCGTGGAGCCGGAGCCGTGGCAGTGTGCAGGGCCGCCGGGAAAGGGAAGGAGGTGCTCAGCGGCGTGGTCTTCCAGCCATTCGAGGAGCTCAAGGGGGAGCTCTCCCTCGTCCCCCAGGCCAAGGACCAGTCTCTTGCTAGGCAAAAGTTCGTCGACGAGTGCGAGGCCGCCATCAGCGAGCAGATCAA TGTGGAGTTCAATGCATCGTACGCGTACCACTCCCTTTTCGCCTACTTTGACCGTGACAACGTTGCTCTCAAGGGATTCGCCAA ATTCTTCAAAGAATCCAGCGATGAGGAGAGGGATCACGCAGAGAAACTCATGAAGTACCAG AACATGCGTGGAGGCAGGGTGCGGCTCCAGTCCATCGTCACACCCTTGACAGAGTTCGACCATCCTGAGAAAGGGGATGCCTTGTATG CTATGGAGTTGGCCTTGGCTCTCGAAAAGCTTGTAAATGAGAAGTTGCACAACCTGCACAGT GTGGCATCAAGGTGCAATGATCCACAGCTGACCGACTTCGTTGAGAGTGAATTCCTTGAGGAGCAG GTTGAAGCCATCAAGAAGATCTCTGAGTATGTCGCCCAGCTGAGAAGAGTGGGAAAGGGGCATG GGGTGTGGCACTTTGATCAGAAGCTGCTTGAGGAAGAAGCTTGA